GGAGACAATGTCAAACCACCAGAAACTAATCTTGATGTCCATAACAATAAAAATAAACTCAAGATGTGTTACCAACCTTGTACCAAGTAAGTGGCTGCTTTTGAGCCACAAATGCACCTTCTGCCCACTCAACTGAAGAGCTACCGCTGAGTGAATGAAGACTTAGACTCTCTCCTCTAAGACCAACCTGAAAGAGGTTATGTCATCACTAATCAGTAGAGTGGCACAAATATGGTTAAGTGTATAACTAATGGCGTTTTTATTTAGAAAAATATAAAAAAGATAAATGTTTTCTTAATCTGTGTGCACATATGTATAAAACTAAACTTAGAATGAAAAGGAGGGAGTATATATTTGTTTATGTACCTTATAAGTCCATTTCTGCCAGGACAGATCTCTCCGTCCCCCATTGAGACCGTTTAATGAAACTGGACCTAGAACTCCAGCATTCCATGTCTCAAAATGTGGTCCCACATTCTGCATTTGTATCAGAACATATAGGTTAAGAACATCTCTAACGTTGAACTTAAGTGTTTGGCAAAAAAGATTGGTGCTATGGACTAACCGGGAGACCAACAGCTATGCTTAGTATAGCAATTTTGTTGAAACCAGCTCTTAGGTTCACACCTCTTCTGAATGTTAGCTTGGGAGAGTCTAAGCTACCATAAGCAGATCCTGGATAAGAGAGCAAAAACATGTCAAAACGAGGCTCAAGAGTTGAACCAGCAGATAGTACACAAAGCAATTACCAGTTAAGTGGCCATTGATGAACACATGCATAGCATGTCCAGCTGATAGAACGGTAAGAGTTGGCAAATTCCCACCCCTCAAAAACCCTTCGTTGGAGTTAATCTTAACACTGTACAACAACAGAAACAGAAAATTTGAGTAAACAAGTCAATATGCATTGATAGATTCTACAAGGTCTGGATACTTACTCAGTCATGTACCACAGGTAATCTGAAGTGTCTCGTGTAGTGTTGATCTGCTCTACTAAACCAACCATTGTGAATGACTCATCAACGTAACTTGATGGGTCTTCATTGTATGCTTGCCAAGATAGTCCTCCATGAATAGGAACCCTAACCATCTTCATCCTTGAAGTTTGAGCACCAACCTACAGCCAAAACCAGTTTAATACTTTGATCCTCTTTAATCATTATATCTAGTTGAAGCATGTAATGATTCTTCTTTACCCTGGCTGTGTTGTAAACTGTGTTTTTGCAGTCTGGGAGAATACTAATAGACCATGGAGGTAGATTGTAGTGATTCTTCCCAAAAGAAACTTTGGCATAGGATCTTTGATTGTAGTTTGCTAAGAATGCAGAACAAGCTCCAGATTTTGATTTGTACTGATGAGCCTGCACATTTACAAATATGCATAAGTTTTATTAAAGTTGATCAAAGCAATAACAATAAATGAAAAAAGGCTTTGAGTTGGACCTCTTGATAATTTCCGAGGGGGATTCTTGTGAGTTGTCCTGATACTAATGCTGGCTCACACAGATTGATTGCTCTATGCAAATCTTTCAAGTGCCCCCACTTAGGCTGCCTTTCAAGTCCTGTTTGAAAGTAATAGACAATATTTATAAAAAAAGACAACAGTTACTATATATTTGGCAGAAGATAAGTTGGGATTTAGCAGATTTACCATATTCGTCAAGAGGAGCGTCATAATCATAGCTGGTTGCAATAAACGGACCACCAGCAGTACGACCAAAATTTGTTCCACCGTGAAACTGAGCAAGAAACCAGTGTATGAGAATTGGAATAGCTCATGAATCTACTTTATGAACATGGTAAAAAAAAAGAAGACAGCAACTTTGGCTTTACCATGTAGTAATTGATGAAGGATCCACCCTTTTGGATAAACCTTGCAACGGAAAAGGCCATATCTTCAGCTGGACGGTAAGGAATTGGGCCTCCAAACTTTGTGAACCTATCAAGAAAACAGACTGAGATCACCAAAAAACAATAATAGCAGAAGAGATTCACTTTTGAGTTTGTGCTTACCATCCAGTCCAGGCTTCAGTCCACATTTTGGGTTTGTAAGCCTTGTTTGGAGAGAAGTAATCACAATAGAAGCCATTGCAAGCATTGATCTAGTAGTGAACAATCATAAGTTCAACAAGTTAACAAGTATGCATGGAGAATGATTGAATATTATTATTTTAGTCAAAGGGAAAAAGATCATGAAAAGAAGTGTGACCAAAGCATGTGCAAACTTAAACGAATACTAATAATTTAATGAAATGATTTTCCTTAGAAAGAATGAAGAGAGTTAGAGAGACAGTAACATACAGCTAATGAAGAAACTGTTCCAGAGACGAGACAAAAGAAACTCTTACAATGGGGTCGGGAGCATCGTCTTGTTTGCACATGACCCAAGGGACACCAGTACCTAGCCCAACAGCCATTTTTGCTGCCC
This sequence is a window from Brassica oleracea var. oleracea cultivar TO1000 chromosome C1, BOL, whole genome shotgun sequence. Protein-coding genes within it:
- the LOC106317528 gene encoding beta-galactosidase 1-like: MKNVAMAAASALFLLGFLVSLVSASVSYDSRAITINGKRRILISGSIHYPRSAPEMWPDLIRKAKEGGLDVIQTYVFWNGHEPSPGKYYFEGNYDLVKFVKLVKQSGLYLHLRIGPYVCAEWNFGGFPVWLKYVPGISFRTDNGPFKAQMQRFTTKIVNMMKAERLFESQGGPIILSQIENEYGPMEYELGAPGRSYANWAAKMAVGLGTGVPWVMCKQDDAPDPIINACNGFYCDYFSPNKAYKPKMWTEAWTGWFTKFGGPIPYRPAEDMAFSVARFIQKGGSFINYYMFHGGTNFGRTAGGPFIATSYDYDAPLDEYGLERQPKWGHLKDLHRAINLCEPALVSGQLTRIPLGNYQEAHQYKSKSGACSAFLANYNQRSYAKVSFGKNHYNLPPWSISILPDCKNTVYNTARVGAQTSRMKMVRVPIHGGLSWQAYNEDPSSYVDESFTMVGLVEQINTTRDTSDYLWYMTDVKINSNEGFLRGGNLPTLTVLSAGHAMHVFINGHLTGSAYGSLDSPKLTFRRGVNLRAGFNKIAILSIAVGLPNVGPHFETWNAGVLGPVSLNGLNGGRRDLSWQKWTYKVGLRGESLSLHSLSGSSSVEWAEGAFVAQKQPLTWYKTTFSAPVGDSPLAVDMGSMGKGQIWINGQSVGRHWPAYKAVGTCRECSYIGTFNENKCLRNCGEASQRWYHVPRSWLKPTGNLLVVFEEWGGDPNGISLVRREVDTVCADIYEWQSTLVNYQLHASGKVNKPLHPKVHLQCGPGQKITTVKFASFGTPQGTCGSYRQGSCHAHHSYDAFNRLCVGQNWCSLTVAPAMFGGDPCPNVMKKLAVEAVCA